The Myxococcota bacterium genome has a segment encoding these proteins:
- the def gene encoding peptide deformylase, producing the protein MALRAVLKFPDPRLKRVSEPVGDVTDALRELARDMCEVMYDEPGIGLAAPQVGEAVRLIVVDTEWTEDGVERSPLVVVNPVLSHPEGKIVWTEGCLSVPDFQADVERAERITLTGTDLDGNAIEERAEGLRAVCFQHELDHLDGVLFIDRISRLKRSMYVKRRKKQLRFEEEEAGATSGRAL; encoded by the coding sequence ATGGCGTTGCGCGCAGTCCTGAAGTTCCCCGATCCGCGCCTCAAGCGCGTGTCGGAGCCCGTCGGCGACGTCACCGACGCGCTGCGCGAGCTCGCGCGCGACATGTGCGAGGTGATGTACGACGAGCCGGGCATCGGGCTCGCCGCGCCGCAGGTCGGCGAGGCGGTGCGCCTGATCGTCGTCGACACCGAGTGGACGGAGGACGGCGTCGAGCGCAGCCCGCTCGTCGTCGTGAACCCCGTGCTCTCGCATCCGGAGGGCAAGATCGTGTGGACCGAGGGCTGTCTCTCGGTGCCCGACTTCCAGGCCGACGTCGAGCGCGCCGAGCGCATCACGCTCACCGGCACGGACCTCGACGGGAACGCGATCGAGGAGCGCGCCGAGGGCCTGCGCGCCGTCTGCTTCCAGCACGAGCTCGACCACCTCGACGGCGTCCTCTTCATCGACCGCATCAGCCGCCTCAAGCGCTCGATGTACGTCAAGCGCCGCAAGAAGCAGCTCCGCTTCGAGGAAGAGGAGGCGGGCGCGACGAGCGGGCGCGCGCTCTGA
- the priA gene encoding primosomal protein N' translates to MPDPLFAGARGRALRVALPVPISPTDGAFDYLPPADDARPLERWVRCRVVVPFRGRRLTGVVVGIAGDDAHAGALARIERALDDEPVVGEALLDALREGAARALCPLGLAIAPALPPGAAPRMTRQLAITQRGRDALASGAARGALRDALAALAKAPLSPAALARRFPRGGDALRALERDGLAIARAGELRPSARLPTERVAVSVCGDVEGTCASELARAPRQAELLRRIAAEGPVAASLLDAPAALRALATRGFVRIEERAVEVGAPGGADDAFDAAATPPALTAEQRAALEPILRDVERRRAGHYLLHGVTGSGKTEVYLHAVAHALAQGRQALVLVPEITLTHQIVARLRARFGQRVAVLHSGLRPPERLDQWWRIARRELPIAVGARSALFAPLDDLGVVVVDEEHDPAYKNEEGFRYHARDLARLRAQRAGCPLVLGSATPALETRHAAERGETVRLVLSHRIAGRPLPRVEVVDLQAERDRTPRGRSRTLTRPLVRALESTLAEGHQAILFLNRRGFSTRIFCFECGHAERCKNCDVALVYHAREAHLRCHYCDYAKAPPEVCGGCGAPDAALLGVGTERLEEELRARLPDARIARLDRDTAARRGYTESVLRALRERKLDVLVGTQIVAKGHDFPGVRLVGVVAADVGLHLPDFRAAERTFQLLTQVSGRAGRDATPGHVVLQTFVPDHYAIAPVVEHDYERFYREELEHRRALGYPPFGALAQCVVSAEAEDVARDAAGRLAARAREAAAREPGADVLGPAPAPLARLRGRFRFQLLVKAPTRDAATNVARAVRDDIPRLPRAAAAVLDLDPVHML, encoded by the coding sequence ATGCCCGACCCGCTCTTCGCGGGCGCGCGCGGGCGAGCGCTGCGCGTCGCCCTTCCGGTTCCGATCTCCCCGACCGACGGCGCCTTCGACTACCTGCCGCCCGCCGACGACGCGCGGCCGCTCGAGCGCTGGGTGCGCTGCCGCGTGGTGGTGCCCTTTCGCGGGCGCCGCCTGACCGGCGTCGTCGTCGGGATCGCCGGGGACGACGCGCACGCGGGCGCGCTCGCGCGCATCGAGCGCGCGCTCGACGACGAGCCGGTAGTCGGCGAGGCGCTGCTCGACGCGCTGCGCGAGGGCGCGGCGCGCGCGCTCTGCCCGCTCGGGCTCGCGATCGCGCCCGCCCTCCCGCCGGGCGCAGCGCCGCGCATGACGCGCCAGCTCGCGATCACGCAGCGCGGGCGCGACGCGCTCGCGAGCGGCGCGGCGCGCGGAGCGCTGCGCGACGCGCTCGCCGCGCTCGCGAAGGCCCCGCTCTCGCCGGCCGCACTCGCGCGCCGCTTCCCGCGCGGCGGAGACGCGCTGCGCGCGCTCGAACGCGACGGGCTCGCGATCGCGCGCGCGGGCGAGCTGCGGCCGAGCGCGCGGCTCCCCACCGAGCGCGTCGCCGTGTCGGTGTGCGGCGACGTCGAAGGGACGTGCGCGAGCGAGCTCGCGCGCGCGCCGCGGCAGGCCGAGCTGCTTCGCCGCATCGCGGCCGAGGGACCCGTCGCCGCGTCGCTCCTCGACGCGCCGGCCGCGCTCCGCGCGCTCGCGACGCGCGGCTTCGTGCGGATCGAGGAGCGCGCCGTCGAGGTCGGCGCGCCCGGCGGCGCCGACGACGCGTTCGACGCGGCCGCGACACCGCCCGCGCTGACCGCCGAGCAGCGCGCGGCGCTCGAGCCGATCCTGCGCGACGTCGAACGACGGCGCGCGGGGCACTACCTGCTGCACGGCGTCACGGGCAGCGGCAAGACCGAGGTCTACCTGCACGCCGTCGCGCACGCGCTCGCGCAGGGTCGTCAGGCGCTCGTGCTCGTCCCCGAGATCACGCTCACCCATCAGATCGTGGCGCGCCTGCGCGCGCGCTTCGGGCAACGCGTCGCGGTGCTCCACAGCGGCCTGCGCCCGCCCGAGCGCCTCGACCAGTGGTGGCGCATCGCGCGTCGCGAGCTGCCGATCGCCGTCGGCGCGCGCAGCGCGCTCTTCGCACCGCTCGACGACCTCGGCGTCGTCGTCGTCGACGAGGAGCACGACCCCGCCTACAAGAACGAGGAGGGCTTCCGCTACCACGCGCGCGACCTCGCGCGCCTGCGCGCGCAACGCGCCGGGTGCCCGCTCGTGCTCGGCAGCGCGACCCCGGCGCTCGAGACGCGCCACGCGGCCGAGCGCGGCGAGACGGTGCGGCTCGTGCTCTCCCACCGGATCGCGGGGCGGCCGCTGCCGCGCGTCGAGGTCGTCGACCTGCAGGCCGAGCGCGACCGCACGCCGCGCGGTCGCAGCCGCACGCTGACGCGCCCGCTCGTGCGCGCGCTCGAGAGCACGCTCGCCGAAGGCCACCAGGCGATCCTGTTCCTCAACCGCCGGGGCTTCTCGACGCGCATCTTCTGCTTCGAGTGCGGTCACGCGGAGCGCTGCAAGAACTGCGACGTCGCCCTCGTGTACCACGCGCGCGAGGCGCACCTGCGCTGCCACTACTGCGACTACGCGAAGGCGCCGCCCGAGGTCTGCGGCGGCTGCGGGGCGCCGGACGCCGCGCTGCTCGGCGTGGGCACGGAGCGCCTCGAGGAGGAGCTGCGCGCGCGGCTCCCCGATGCGCGCATCGCGCGGCTCGACCGCGACACCGCGGCGCGTCGCGGCTACACGGAGTCGGTGCTGCGCGCGCTCCGCGAGCGCAAGCTCGACGTGCTCGTCGGCACGCAGATCGTCGCGAAGGGGCACGACTTCCCCGGCGTGCGGCTGGTCGGCGTCGTGGCGGCGGACGTCGGGCTCCACCTGCCGGACTTCCGCGCCGCAGAGCGCACCTTCCAGCTGCTCACCCAGGTCTCGGGCCGCGCCGGCCGCGACGCGACGCCCGGCCACGTGGTGCTGCAGACGTTCGTGCCCGACCACTACGCGATCGCGCCCGTCGTCGAGCACGACTACGAGCGCTTCTACCGCGAAGAGCTCGAGCACCGCCGCGCGCTCGGCTACCCGCCCTTCGGCGCGCTCGCGCAGTGCGTCGTGTCGGCCGAGGCGGAGGACGTCGCGCGCGACGCCGCGGGGCGCCTCGCCGCGCGTGCGCGCGAGGCCGCCGCGCGCGAGCCGGGCGCCGACGTGCTCGGCCCGGCGCCCGCGCCGCTCGCGCGCCTGCGCGGCCGCTTCCGCTTCCAGCTGCTCGTCAAGGCGCCGACGCGCGACGCCGCGACGAACGTCGCGCGCGCCGTGCGCGACGACATCCCGCGCCTGCCGCGCGCGGCGGCGGCCGTCCTCGACCTCGATCCGGTCCACATGCTATAG